One Lysinibacillus sp. OF-1 DNA segment encodes these proteins:
- a CDS encoding metallophosphoesterase gives MNRILAISDIHGELGLLEELLLKANYDPPNDQLFLLGDYVDRGPASSGVLNLVNELQAKGARVLLGNHEAIMLNACRSGLAKPWNHWVGLCGGEATLASYGYQLEDFEEAIENNTLPSFIQTLPKLEEHLQLIETFEIYIELEDAIFVHGGVVPGVAIADTDPMRLLWIREEFHAGYNGDKTVIFGHTPTYNLHQNPTDYRVYFGENNIIGIDGGAVFGGQLHALEWPSRQIISVANKKPTSNE, from the coding sequence ATGAATCGAATACTAGCAATTAGTGATATACATGGAGAATTAGGGCTGTTAGAAGAATTACTTTTAAAAGCAAACTACGATCCACCGAATGACCAACTTTTTTTACTTGGTGATTACGTAGACAGAGGTCCCGCTTCTAGTGGTGTATTAAATTTGGTTAATGAATTACAAGCAAAGGGTGCACGTGTTTTGCTAGGTAACCACGAGGCAATCATGCTCAATGCCTGTCGTTCTGGCCTTGCTAAGCCATGGAACCATTGGGTCGGACTATGTGGTGGAGAGGCCACACTGGCAAGCTATGGCTACCAGTTGGAAGATTTTGAGGAAGCTATTGAAAACAATACATTGCCTAGCTTTATTCAAACATTACCGAAGCTTGAAGAACATTTACAACTAATTGAAACATTTGAAATATATATTGAGTTAGAGGATGCTATTTTTGTCCACGGGGGCGTTGTTCCTGGTGTCGCTATCGCAGACACTGACCCCATGCGTTTACTGTGGATTCGTGAGGAATTTCATGCAGGTTATAATGGGGATAAAACGGTGATCTTTGGACATACCCCTACGTATAATCTTCACCAAAATCCAACGGACTATCGTGTCTATTTCGGAGAAAATAACATCATAGGCATTGATGGTGGCGCAGTTTTTGGCGGACAGCTACATGCATTAGAGTGGCCAAGTCGCCAAATTATTTCAGTGGCTAATAAAAAACCAACAAGTAACGAATAA
- the cyoE gene encoding heme o synthase: MEQNLKTEHKPQSSEKSRGKSSRSAILAQTVKTGIIKSNLIPMWAGLTLGMYKNKMTLMDNIPEIIFSTIGSALVIGAAGAFNNVYDRDIDAIMPRTQSRPTVTGEMSAKTTLSLAVAMLIIGVAVLALASPLAAAFGLLGVFLYVVPYTMWTKRRTIYNTEIGSISGAVPPLIGWSAVSTDITHPAILGLFFVMVIWQMPHFYAIAIRKRVDYEAASVPMLPVVKGMRRTYYQTNFYLVLLILSSFLFGSLSVGIMLVALILSVAWLVMSIYGYHSNTDQVKWATKMFVFSLFHMTILFSTVIVYSLVGVIFKLY, from the coding sequence ATGGAACAAAATCTGAAAACGGAGCATAAACCGCAATCCTCCGAAAAATCACGAGGGAAGTCATCACGCTCTGCTATTTTAGCGCAAACGGTCAAAACTGGCATTATCAAATCCAATTTAATACCGATGTGGGCTGGTTTAACGCTAGGCATGTACAAAAATAAAATGACGTTAATGGACAATATACCAGAAATTATTTTTTCAACAATCGGTTCTGCCCTTGTAATTGGAGCAGCAGGGGCATTTAATAATGTCTATGATCGTGATATTGATGCGATTATGCCTCGTACACAAAGCCGACCAACTGTAACAGGGGAAATGTCAGCAAAAACGACGCTATCTTTAGCCGTTGCGATGTTGATCATCGGGGTAGCTGTGTTGGCACTGGCTTCACCATTAGCAGCTGCGTTTGGTCTATTAGGTGTGTTTTTATATGTAGTCCCTTATACAATGTGGACAAAACGTCGTACGATTTATAATACGGAAATTGGTAGTATTAGTGGGGCAGTGCCGCCATTAATTGGTTGGTCTGCGGTATCAACAGATATTACACATCCTGCGATACTTGGTTTATTTTTTGTCATGGTGATTTGGCAAATGCCTCATTTTTATGCCATTGCGATCCGCAAACGTGTAGACTATGAAGCAGCCAGTGTACCTATGCTGCCCGTTGTCAAAGGAATGCGCCGTACGTATTATCAAACCAATTTTTATTTAGTTTTATTGATTCTATCAAGCTTTTTATTTGGCTCGTTAAGTGTTGGAATTATGCTTGTGGCATTGATTTTAAGTGTTGCTTGGTTAGTGATGAGTATTTACGGCTATCATAGTAATACGGATCAAGTGAAATGGGCTACTAAAATGTTTGTCTTTTCACTTTTCCATATGACAATACTATTTTCAACTGTCATTGTATACTCATTAGTAGGGGTTATCTTTAAGTTATATTGA
- a CDS encoding alpha/beta hydrolase, with the protein MNTPFTFKHTQPTEMDSTKKYPAIFLLHGMGSHEEDLPQLVQDFQEQCHIFSLRGPITQNPGYAFFTIQEVGQPDRAIFDKVLMALQRFILEAIDEYQIDPHKVFVLGFSQGAVLAQSLAFVMGNLVTGIVALSGYTPKFVTEEYAIRSVEHLHAFISHGDYDYVIPSQWGMESKEIFEQFGAKVTFKQYPDGHGVTPDNLRDLVAFLAQQLQEDLQ; encoded by the coding sequence ATGAATACACCATTTACTTTTAAACATACACAACCAACTGAAATGGATTCTACGAAAAAATATCCTGCTATTTTTTTATTGCATGGTATGGGTAGTCATGAAGAGGACTTACCACAATTAGTGCAAGATTTTCAAGAGCAATGTCATATATTTAGCTTACGAGGGCCGATTACACAGAATCCTGGCTATGCTTTTTTCACGATTCAAGAGGTGGGACAACCAGATCGCGCCATTTTTGATAAAGTATTAATGGCGCTTCAACGTTTTATATTAGAAGCGATCGATGAATATCAAATCGATCCTCATAAAGTATTCGTCTTAGGCTTTAGCCAAGGCGCCGTATTAGCACAATCACTTGCCTTTGTCATGGGGAATTTAGTGACAGGAATCGTTGCTTTAAGTGGCTATACCCCTAAATTTGTAACGGAGGAATATGCCATTCGCTCAGTAGAGCATTTACATGCTTTTATTTCTCATGGTGATTATGATTATGTCATTCCTTCTCAATGGGGCATGGAGAGTAAGGAGATTTTTGAACAATTTGGTGCAAAGGTAACCTTTAAGCAATATCCAGATGGACATGGTGTCACACCTGATAATCTTCGTGACCTTGTAGCATTTTTAGCACAGCAATTACAAGAAGATCTTCAATAA
- a CDS encoding tetratricopeptide repeat protein: protein MSMDDYFYNGELMKCYELAKQVTSEEEKARAQKYMALFEQYDLDRYPKPTAHGEVQHAERADESYPESDLVVEIRAIEEEGAFAKRIQQLEEAAKTGTPSDRAQSFFTQGELFLFAHHYNESVHCFQQAVKENPNKAVYWGITGQTMHRFGWMPFDALGYLEQAIQLDPINPRWKWNKALVLIQLAKDLQMAPFMANAALALEDALASCGEQQRSLKDAIQNTMDTMDSYVFS from the coding sequence ATGTCAATGGATGATTATTTTTATAACGGTGAACTGATGAAATGCTATGAATTGGCGAAGCAGGTGACAAGCGAAGAAGAAAAAGCACGGGCACAAAAATACATGGCTTTATTCGAACAATATGATCTTGATCGCTACCCAAAGCCTACAGCACATGGGGAAGTACAGCATGCAGAAAGAGCTGATGAAAGCTACCCTGAATCGGATTTGGTGGTGGAAATACGTGCAATAGAAGAGGAAGGGGCATTTGCCAAGCGTATTCAGCAATTAGAGGAAGCTGCGAAAACAGGCACACCATCCGATAGGGCTCAATCCTTTTTTACACAAGGGGAGCTGTTTTTATTTGCTCATCACTACAATGAGAGTGTTCACTGCTTTCAACAAGCAGTAAAGGAAAACCCAAATAAGGCTGTCTACTGGGGGATCACGGGGCAGACAATGCATCGCTTTGGTTGGATGCCTTTTGATGCACTTGGTTATTTAGAGCAAGCGATTCAACTAGATCCTATAAATCCTCGTTGGAAATGGAATAAAGCACTAGTCCTTATTCAATTGGCGAAGGATTTACAAATGGCTCCATTTATGGCGAATGCCGCACTCGCTTTGGAGGATGCACTAGCCTCTTGCGGAGAACAGCAGCGATCATTGAAAGATGCCATTCAAAATACAATGGATACTATGGATAGCTATGTGTTCTCTTAA
- a CDS encoding thioredoxin family protein encodes MKKLLIIGSVIVVLFAAIIVLTNVSNKSKLESANNPYGDKKLKQETIDQLDDKNYQNIMLPDELEAKIEAGEAVNAYFFSPICVHCQAFTPVLMPVADELGVDVAQLNVYEYEDLWNKYNIEATPTFIHFEGGKEVNRFVGALKEEDLRTFLNTVVLKK; translated from the coding sequence GTGAAAAAATTATTAATTATTGGCTCAGTGATTGTTGTATTATTTGCAGCAATTATTGTGCTTACCAATGTCTCAAACAAGAGTAAATTAGAAAGCGCAAACAACCCTTACGGCGATAAAAAGCTAAAACAAGAAACAATCGATCAATTAGACGATAAAAACTATCAAAACATTATGTTACCAGATGAACTAGAAGCTAAAATTGAAGCTGGTGAAGCAGTTAATGCTTACTTCTTCAGTCCAATTTGTGTTCACTGCCAAGCATTTACACCAGTATTAATGCCAGTTGCCGATGAGCTAGGTGTTGATGTTGCACAATTGAATGTCTATGAATATGAAGATTTATGGAATAAGTATAATATTGAAGCAACACCGACATTTATTCATTTCGAAGGTGGTAAAGAAGTAAATCGCTTTGTAGGAGCTCTTAAAGAAGAGGATTTACGTACTTTTTTAAATACCGTCGTGTTAAAGAAATAG
- a CDS encoding YhgE/Pip domain-containing protein: protein MKNSFQHVFQIYTKDIRNIVTNWVVAVIIGGLIFLPSLYAWLNIYASMDPYAHTANMKIAIVNEDKGTTVRDDAINVGKEVIENLRTNNSFTWELETEKQALAQLKNGEYFAAIVIPHDFSEKLTSILTDQPTKAHIDYYVNEKKNPIAPKITSKGASVLTQQVSNEFVSTVNGTLFSIFNTIGVEMERDIPDFRKFENYVFTIEQHLPDINSFLTQASTQGQDANQLLNQALTQIPQVEQLTTDGLTTIQKGLHLVNEADVLFNELSPVIKQDVATVQTIAQHFSDIINKLNNIDLDPSSFAQTKEALQQQLTTAKDNITNSIQTLEALQKLIQADALTRQQLEKSLTTIINSLQENNAEENQSLIEQLTTIREALQHQPSFIDSTTNALSALQQLHALHDDVLNKLAQVKSIDKEVIKQDIVAIQNMAQNATTNLQKFLSYYNDSLEPQIRSTLASAKQTLTNASAMLTDVKQFIPQATAKLSQAKNTLGTANNAIQKIQTEFPTLSSKIKELATKLRTLEEEADIAEIVQLLKNDVNAERDFFEEPIKLQEHRLFPIANYGTAMTPFYTVLSIWVGCLLLISLLSVNLHGNSSYSIRDIYFGRLLTFGTFSFIQTLIITIGDTFLVDGSIQAPVYFILFGLFISLVFITVVYTLVSVFGNVGKALAIVMLVLQIAGSGGTYPVELLPRFFQIINPFLPFTYAIELMREAVGGIIWSTVWVDLLFLAGFWFIFILFGFFLKKLLSEKMEHFMNKTRGLDIFH from the coding sequence ATGAAAAACTCGTTCCAGCATGTTTTTCAAATTTATACAAAGGATATCCGAAATATTGTTACCAATTGGGTCGTAGCTGTCATTATAGGTGGACTTATTTTCCTGCCTTCTCTTTACGCATGGTTGAATATTTATGCTTCCATGGACCCGTACGCCCACACAGCTAATATGAAGATCGCAATAGTCAATGAAGATAAGGGAACTACTGTTAGAGATGATGCCATCAATGTTGGAAAAGAGGTCATAGAGAATTTACGTACTAATAATAGCTTTACATGGGAGCTAGAGACGGAGAAACAAGCGCTGGCACAATTAAAAAATGGCGAATACTTCGCTGCCATTGTCATCCCCCATGATTTTTCCGAAAAGCTAACTTCCATTCTAACCGATCAACCAACGAAAGCTCATATCGATTATTATGTAAATGAAAAAAAGAATCCTATTGCCCCTAAAATTACAAGTAAAGGTGCAAGTGTCCTTACACAGCAAGTTTCGAATGAATTTGTGTCGACTGTCAATGGCACTCTTTTTTCCATTTTTAATACAATTGGCGTTGAAATGGAGCGTGACATTCCTGATTTTCGCAAATTTGAAAACTATGTCTTTACAATCGAACAGCATTTACCTGATATCAATTCATTTTTGACTCAAGCCTCTACGCAAGGGCAGGATGCAAATCAATTACTGAATCAAGCACTTACACAAATACCTCAAGTAGAACAACTTACAACAGATGGTTTAACGACCATTCAGAAGGGTTTACATTTAGTGAATGAAGCGGATGTTCTGTTTAATGAGCTGTCACCTGTTATCAAACAAGATGTAGCCACTGTCCAAACTATCGCACAACACTTTTCAGATATCATAAATAAGCTCAATAATATCGACTTAGATCCATCCTCCTTTGCTCAAACGAAGGAAGCATTGCAACAGCAATTGACAACCGCCAAAGATAACATCACTAATAGTATTCAAACGCTTGAAGCTTTGCAAAAATTAATTCAAGCTGATGCCTTAACACGACAGCAATTAGAGAAGTCTTTGACAACTATTATCAATTCTTTACAGGAAAATAATGCCGAAGAGAATCAGTCACTCATTGAACAGCTTACAACGATCCGTGAAGCCTTACAGCATCAACCAAGCTTCATTGATTCCACGACAAACGCTCTTAGCGCATTACAACAGTTACATGCTTTACATGACGATGTACTAAATAAACTGGCACAAGTAAAGTCAATTGATAAGGAAGTCATCAAGCAGGATATTGTCGCTATTCAAAACATGGCACAAAACGCAACGACTAATTTGCAGAAATTTTTATCCTATTATAATGATAGTCTAGAGCCACAAATTCGATCCACCTTAGCTAGTGCTAAACAAACATTAACAAATGCTTCGGCTATGCTGACGGATGTAAAGCAATTCATTCCACAAGCAACAGCTAAATTGTCACAGGCTAAAAATACACTAGGAACGGCTAATAATGCTATTCAAAAAATACAAACGGAATTTCCGACTTTAAGCTCAAAAATTAAGGAATTAGCGACTAAACTGCGGACACTAGAAGAGGAAGCCGATATTGCAGAGATTGTGCAATTACTGAAAAATGACGTCAATGCTGAACGCGATTTCTTTGAGGAACCTATTAAACTGCAGGAGCATCGCTTATTCCCTATTGCAAATTATGGAACAGCTATGACACCGTTTTACACTGTGCTATCTATTTGGGTAGGTTGTTTACTGTTAATTTCATTATTATCTGTGAATCTTCATGGCAATTCATCTTACAGTATTCGTGATATATACTTTGGTCGACTTTTAACATTTGGAACTTTTTCTTTTATCCAAACATTGATTATTACCATCGGCGATACATTTTTAGTAGACGGCTCTATTCAAGCACCCGTTTACTTTATCTTATTTGGTCTTTTCATTAGTCTCGTATTTATAACCGTTGTGTATACACTCGTATCCGTCTTTGGAAATGTAGGGAAAGCATTAGCTATCGTGATGCTTGTGCTACAAATTGCAGGGTCTGGTGGGACATATCCTGTCGAATTATTACCAAGGTTTTTCCAAATAATCAATCCATTTTTACCTTTTACGTATGCTATAGAATTAATGCGTGAAGCTGTAGGAGGGATAATTTGGTCCACAGTTTGGGTGGATCTCCTCTTCTTAGCAGGTTTCTGGTTCATTTTTATCCTGTTCGGCTTTTTCTTAAAGAAATTATTGAGCGAGAAAATGGAACATTTCATGAACAAAACACGTGGATTAGATATATTTCATTGA
- a CDS encoding PCYCGC motif-containing (lipo)protein, with translation MKKTISIFVVLALLLLSACGKDKNSVESNHEANDASHEGHTQASGDIQEETASADVLPSFLDDKQENIRLVYQLAGQSTEVLEWMPCYCGCGESVGHKSNLNCFIQDKREDGSIVWDDHGTRCLVCLEIAVQSAQMHKEGKSLKEIRQVIDDTYKEGYAKPTPTDMPA, from the coding sequence TTGAAGAAAACGATTTCTATTTTTGTTGTATTGGCGTTATTATTATTAAGTGCATGTGGTAAAGATAAAAACAGTGTTGAATCGAACCATGAAGCTAATGACGCTTCACATGAAGGACATACACAAGCTTCAGGTGATATACAGGAAGAAACCGCTTCGGCTGATGTCCTGCCATCCTTTTTAGACGATAAACAGGAAAATATTCGTTTAGTCTATCAGCTTGCAGGACAATCGACAGAGGTTCTAGAATGGATGCCATGCTATTGCGGTTGTGGCGAATCAGTAGGCCATAAAAGTAATTTAAACTGCTTTATTCAGGACAAACGAGAAGACGGATCCATCGTCTGGGATGATCATGGAACACGTTGTTTAGTATGCTTAGAGATTGCTGTACAGTCCGCACAAATGCATAAAGAAGGAAAAAGCCTAAAAGAAATTCGTCAGGTCATTGATGATACTTATAAAGAAGGCTATGCAAAGCCAACACCAACTGATATGCCTGCATAA
- a CDS encoding cellulose biosynthesis cyclic di-GMP-binding regulatory protein BcsB: protein MRTKFFYSLLFCIGFLCFANDAVAATITVDDNIIAIEGNQQQKKPLLAQPIELQGPSSSRDFYYNLTEDVPSNNQQVTFQIQHSELLIAPSSFTVKVDDVALKTVPLRADLLKQTVTVNLPKEALLQGSHKITASFYGILKEGICVAPGNAGNWLRIEILSSISAFSEESQAGSLTSYPAAFLGYEGYVTTVVLPKQASEATLNSGYQLAAFLSEHGDIDVQIKREDAVSKASGPIIIVGAKTEFSTSLLKKIVNNISVTDDAMTLTMQELLNTDSNRKVQLLVVTSSNAQAIQDRLSFLTEARLFEQLIGNTVAIKDVPTVEQTSDTTIPFQQFGFEDRLLSSQVTMTPHYYVSLPQLEANKEATMRLILKKSATIPSSKEDEDRKLELIAYINNVPHAVDLRKLEQTTSDMYEAIIPIQTNVLNKQSMTDLQFEVTGFQLEDPCETTNERYWLYIDSDSTLSIVKDTAEPTFTLRDFPNAFHENTLMVIPSNENMDDTKMVSLYKALMMNGKMAQITLMKDKNVTKEKLQKHAVIFTGDMEHLTWLSQHATTIPHTTEQFIKQGFLPEAIGQYAFITKNFWQVNEPLLWIHSFGDTPITGDFYSHLKETDSQIAAAIETKEGQFVVAVNQHANNGVINVDKKGEISYVLIAEFVGLIIVIAVILYIILRKRKKNQLKK, encoded by the coding sequence ATGAGAACCAAATTCTTCTATTCATTGTTATTTTGTATTGGTTTTTTATGTTTTGCTAACGATGCAGTTGCGGCAACCATTACCGTGGATGACAACATAATTGCAATAGAAGGCAATCAACAGCAGAAAAAGCCGTTATTAGCACAGCCAATCGAATTACAGGGGCCTTCTTCGTCCAGAGATTTTTACTACAATTTAACTGAGGATGTTCCCTCAAATAATCAACAAGTGACATTTCAAATTCAGCATTCAGAACTACTGATAGCACCGTCCTCCTTCACGGTGAAAGTGGATGATGTAGCACTTAAAACAGTGCCATTGAGAGCCGATTTATTAAAACAAACTGTTACGGTCAATCTTCCAAAAGAAGCACTGTTACAAGGCTCACATAAAATAACAGCTAGTTTTTATGGCATTCTGAAAGAAGGAATTTGCGTCGCTCCAGGCAATGCAGGGAATTGGTTACGCATCGAAATATTATCATCTATTTCAGCATTCAGCGAGGAAAGTCAGGCAGGGTCCTTAACAAGTTATCCTGCTGCATTTTTAGGTTATGAGGGCTATGTCACGACGGTTGTTTTACCGAAGCAGGCCTCTGAAGCCACATTAAACAGTGGCTATCAGCTTGCTGCTTTTTTATCCGAACATGGTGATATAGATGTACAGATTAAACGAGAAGATGCTGTTAGTAAAGCGTCAGGTCCAATCATTATCGTCGGGGCGAAAACCGAATTTAGTACAAGCCTATTGAAAAAAATAGTAAACAACATAAGTGTTACGGATGATGCAATGACACTGACAATGCAGGAACTTTTGAATACAGACTCTAATCGAAAAGTTCAACTTTTAGTGGTAACCTCTTCGAATGCTCAAGCGATACAGGATCGACTATCATTTTTAACCGAAGCAAGACTATTCGAGCAATTAATCGGTAATACAGTAGCGATTAAAGATGTACCGACAGTGGAACAGACATCCGACACAACGATTCCATTCCAGCAATTTGGCTTTGAGGACCGACTTTTATCTAGTCAAGTCACAATGACACCTCATTATTATGTTTCCTTGCCGCAACTAGAGGCAAATAAAGAAGCGACGATGCGATTGATCTTAAAAAAATCTGCTACTATACCGAGCAGTAAAGAGGACGAGGATCGAAAATTAGAATTGATTGCTTATATTAATAATGTGCCACATGCTGTAGATTTACGAAAATTAGAACAAACAACATCAGATATGTACGAGGCGATCATACCGATCCAAACTAACGTGCTTAACAAGCAATCAATGACAGATCTTCAATTTGAGGTAACGGGCTTCCAACTTGAAGATCCGTGTGAAACAACTAATGAACGATATTGGCTGTATATTGATAGTGACAGCACATTATCCATAGTAAAAGATACAGCAGAGCCAACCTTTACATTACGTGATTTCCCCAATGCCTTTCATGAAAATACGTTAATGGTCATCCCTAGTAACGAAAATATGGATGATACAAAAATGGTGTCGCTTTATAAAGCATTAATGATGAATGGAAAAATGGCGCAAATCACACTGATGAAGGACAAAAATGTCACAAAGGAAAAGTTACAAAAGCATGCAGTTATTTTTACGGGAGATATGGAGCATCTGACATGGCTGTCACAACATGCTACCACGATTCCGCATACAACTGAGCAGTTCATCAAACAAGGGTTTTTACCTGAGGCTATTGGTCAATATGCATTTATAACAAAAAATTTCTGGCAGGTTAATGAGCCTTTACTATGGATTCATTCATTTGGAGATACTCCCATAACGGGAGACTTTTATAGCCATTTAAAAGAGACGGATTCACAGATAGCTGCTGCGATTGAAACAAAAGAAGGACAATTTGTAGTGGCAGTGAATCAGCATGCTAATAACGGCGTTATAAACGTAGATAAAAAAGGTGAGATCTCCTATGTCTTAATTGCGGAATTTGTGGGGCTGATTATTGTCATCGCAGTAATTCTATATATCATTCTTCGCAAAAGGAAGAAAAATCAATTGAAAAAATAA
- a CDS encoding glycosyltransferase family 2 protein, with product MANTLFFISLFLIWIMLLYHMFLMEGGYLHFRTFEKPIDEWAKKMDKVPSVSIFIPAHNEALVIDQTLRAMSRLYYPKDQLEVIVINDNSSDETGAIAEQYAKKFPFIRVIETVEPNKGKGKSSALNSALADSTGDIVVVYDADNTPERMAVWYLVMGLINDPKAAATVGKFRVINAAETWLTRFINIETICFQWMAQGGRWKWFKVATIPGTNFAIRRTVLEQLGGWDVKALAEDTELTIRVYNLGYHIRFFPKAITWEQEPETLKVWWKQRTRWARGNQYVVLKFLSQFFTLKRKSIMFDLFYFFFTYFLFFFGVILSNTLFIINLFYDIGLTVGDIALVLWVLAFLLFLGEVMITLSIEKTEMNRKNFFYVILMYFTYSQMWIVLVVWSLLLEIKRMFTGQEVQWYKTERFSKQSDKGAE from the coding sequence ATGGCTAATACATTATTTTTTATTTCACTTTTCCTCATTTGGATCATGTTACTTTATCATATGTTTTTAATGGAGGGTGGTTATTTACACTTTCGTACATTTGAAAAACCGATTGATGAATGGGCTAAAAAAATGGACAAAGTTCCTTCTGTTAGTATCTTTATCCCTGCTCACAATGAAGCGCTCGTGATCGACCAGACACTAAGGGCCATGTCTCGTTTATATTATCCTAAAGATCAACTAGAGGTGATTGTCATTAATGATAATTCCTCTGATGAAACAGGTGCGATTGCAGAGCAATACGCTAAGAAATTTCCATTTATTCGTGTGATTGAAACAGTAGAGCCGAACAAGGGGAAAGGGAAATCCTCTGCGTTAAATTCGGCACTTGCTGATTCAACAGGCGATATCGTAGTGGTCTATGATGCTGATAATACTCCTGAACGGATGGCAGTTTGGTATTTAGTGATGGGATTAATAAATGATCCGAAAGCAGCTGCTACGGTAGGGAAGTTTCGTGTTATCAACGCAGCGGAAACGTGGTTGACACGCTTTATTAATATTGAAACGATATGTTTCCAATGGATGGCTCAGGGAGGGCGTTGGAAATGGTTTAAGGTGGCTACCATACCTGGCACTAATTTTGCTATCCGGCGCACTGTTTTAGAGCAATTAGGTGGTTGGGATGTAAAAGCATTAGCAGAAGATACAGAGCTGACCATTCGTGTTTATAATTTAGGCTACCACATCCGCTTTTTCCCAAAGGCAATTACATGGGAGCAAGAGCCAGAAACATTAAAAGTATGGTGGAAGCAACGCACAAGGTGGGCAAGGGGCAATCAATATGTAGTGCTAAAGTTCTTGAGTCAATTTTTTACCTTAAAAAGAAAAAGTATTATGTTTGATTTATTTTACTTCTTCTTTACGTATTTCTTATTTTTCTTTGGCGTTATACTATCCAATACTTTGTTTATCATTAATTTATTTTATGATATTGGTTTGACCGTTGGCGATATTGCCCTTGTTTTATGGGTATTAGCCTTTTTACTTTTCCTAGGCGAAGTTATGATTACTTTAAGTATTGAAAAAACAGAAATGAATCGAAAAAATTTCTTCTATGTCATACTTATGTATTTTACCTATTCGCAAATGTGGATCGTGCTAGTCGTTTGGTCATTACTATTAGAAATAAAACGCATGTTTACAGGGCAGGAAGTTCAATGGTATAAAACAGAGCGTTTTTCCAAGCAATCAGATAAAGGAGCAGAATAA